A genomic window from Sulfurospirillum multivorans DSM 12446 includes:
- the cas5b gene encoding type I-B CRISPR-associated protein Cas5b, which produces MKALRFILSGKTACFRKPDVNVFAYFTYNNIHKPALLGMLGAIIGLGGHNQLSNKNRGLKKASSSYDDGFPEFYGKLKELKIAITPLAPNGYFSKKIQTFNNSVGYASFEQGGNLIVREQWLENPVWQILILDDESEVFQKISEYFLNGKSVFIPYLGKNDHPAKIDDVRIIELLPFIKEQKVSSLFEENKLQIVKSPPRGELSYYFKEVSPIRLNEQHHFYEYANLIFTNHKIENENVEDVLSCEGNNYAFI; this is translated from the coding sequence ATGAAAGCGCTTAGGTTTATACTCAGCGGCAAAACGGCATGTTTTAGAAAACCTGATGTGAATGTATTTGCCTATTTTACCTACAATAACATTCATAAACCAGCACTTTTGGGAATGCTTGGAGCTATCATCGGACTTGGTGGGCATAATCAACTGTCTAATAAAAATCGAGGTTTGAAAAAAGCTTCTTCAAGTTATGACGATGGCTTTCCTGAGTTTTATGGAAAACTAAAAGAGCTCAAAATTGCCATAACACCGCTTGCACCAAATGGCTATTTTAGCAAGAAAATTCAAACGTTCAATAACAGTGTTGGTTATGCCAGTTTTGAGCAAGGTGGTAATCTCATTGTCCGTGAGCAGTGGCTTGAAAATCCTGTGTGGCAGATTTTGATACTTGATGATGAAAGTGAAGTCTTTCAAAAAATCAGTGAGTACTTTTTGAACGGCAAGTCAGTTTTTATCCCTTATCTTGGGAAAAATGACCATCCTGCAAAGATTGATGATGTGAGAATTATTGAGCTTTTACCGTTTATCAAAGAGCAAAAAGTATCTTCACTTTTTGAAGAAAATAAATTGCAAATAGTCAAATCTCCACCACGTGGTGAGCTATCGTACTATTTTAAAGAAGTTTCACCTATTCGCCTTAACGAACAACATCATTTTTATGAGTATGCCAACTTGATATTTACAAATCATAAAATTGAAAATGAAAATGTCGAAGATGTTTTATCTTGTGAGGGCAACAATTATGCTTTTATCTGA